A genomic region of Vibrio sp. 10N contains the following coding sequences:
- a CDS encoding glutamine amidotransferase-related protein, with the protein MKIGIITCGHVDPPLSDYGQYAEMIEGSLVEINRDFTFQDYDATKGVLPALDECHGFIITGSVHNAYDNHPWILMLVDWVVRCEAQRKPLVGICFGHQLIARALGGKVQKSDKGWGLGSYEVQMQAQKKWMSLSVDSARLLVSHQDQVTIVPKALTVIAGNEFCPNFMLVKDNHIFTVQGHPEFSAAFTQKLVEKRQQLLTPEHYQQAFVDLAQPQDSALILHWIDNFFVMAQQGKSTERLQQAV; encoded by the coding sequence ATGAAGATAGGGATTATTACTTGTGGTCATGTAGATCCACCGTTATCCGATTATGGTCAATACGCTGAGATGATTGAGGGCTCGTTGGTCGAGATCAATCGTGACTTTACGTTTCAAGACTATGATGCCACCAAAGGTGTGTTGCCTGCATTGGATGAGTGCCATGGTTTTATCATCACAGGCAGTGTGCATAACGCGTACGACAATCACCCGTGGATACTCATGCTGGTGGATTGGGTTGTACGTTGCGAAGCGCAGCGCAAGCCATTGGTGGGTATATGCTTTGGTCATCAACTGATCGCGAGAGCACTGGGCGGTAAGGTGCAAAAGTCCGATAAAGGTTGGGGACTAGGAAGCTATGAAGTGCAGATGCAGGCGCAAAAGAAGTGGATGAGTCTGTCGGTAGACAGTGCAAGGCTATTGGTCAGTCACCAAGATCAGGTCACGATTGTTCCTAAAGCGCTCACGGTGATCGCAGGTAATGAGTTTTGTCCTAACTTCATGTTAGTAAAAGATAATCATATCTTTACGGTTCAAGGCCACCCAGAGTTTAGCGCGGCGTTTACCCAGAAGTTGGTGGAAAAACGTCAGCAACTCCTCACGCCAGAGCATTATCAGCAAGCGTTTGTTGATTTAGCTCAGCCACAAGACTCAGCGCTTATTTTGCACTGGATCGATAACTTCTTTGTCATGGCACAACAAGGGAAAAGCACAGAGCGTTTGCAGCAAGCGGTCTGA